Sequence from the Streptomyces mobaraensis NBRC 13819 = DSM 40847 genome:
CGGGCATGCCGCACAGCCTCACACACGGGACAGGCCCTCGGGGGGATTCCCTCCGAGGGCCTGTGCGGGACCTGTGTGGGTACCCGGAAGGGTCAGCGCTCGACTTCGCCCTTGATGAACTTCTCGACCTGGTCGCGCGCCTTGTCGTCGAAGTACTGCACCGGCGGCGACTTCATGAAGTACGAGGAGGCCGACAGGATCGGGCCGCCGATGCCGCGGTCCTTGGCGATCTTCGCGGCGCGGAGGGCGTCGATGATGACACCGGCGGAGTTCGGGGAGTCCCAGACCTCCAGCTTGTACTCCAGGTTCAGCGGGACGTCGCCGAAGGCGCGGCCCTCGAGGCGGACGTAGGCCCACTTGCGGTCGTCCAGCCAGGCCACGTAGTCGGACGGGCCGATGTGGACGTTCTTCTCGCCGAGCTCCCGGTCGGGGATCTGGGAGGTGACGGCCTGGGTCTTGGAGATCTTCTTGGACTCCAGGCGCTCGCGCTCGAGCATGTTCTTGAAGTCCATGTTGCCGCCGACGTTCAGCTGCATCGTGCGGTCCAGGATGACGCCCCGGTCCTCGAACAGCTTGGCCATCACGCGGTGCGTGATGGTGGCGCCGACCTGGGACTTGATGTCGTCGCCGACGATCGGGACACCGGCCTCGGTGAACTTGTCCGCCCACTCCTTGGTGCCGGCGATGAAGACCGGGAGGGCGTTGACGAAGGCGACCTTGGCGTCGATGGCGCACTGCGCGTAGAACTTGGCGGCGTCCTCGGAGCCCACCGGCAGGTAGCAGACGAGCACGTCGACCTGGCGGTCCTTGAGGACCTGGACCACGTCGACGGGGGCCTCGGGGGACTCCTCGATGGTCTGGCGGTAGTACTTGCCGAGACCGTCCAGGGTGTGGCCGCGCTGGACCGTCACGCCGGTGGCGGGCACGTCGCAGATCTTGATCGTGTTGTTCTCGCTGGCGCCGATGGCGTCCGCGAGGTCGAGACCGACCTTCTTGGCGTCCACGTCGAACGCGGCCACGAACTCGACGTCGCCCACGTGGTAGTCGCCGAACTGCACGTGCATCAGACCCGGCACGCGACCGTTCGGGTCGGCGTCCTTGTAGTACTCGACGCCCTGCACCAGCGAGGCGGCGCAGTTGCCCACGCCGACGATGGCTACGCGAACCGAACCCATTCCGGTTGCTCCCTGTTCGTTCTCGACGAAGCCCTGCTGTGTGCAGGGCTCACTGGTCCGGACCGGTGCGTCTGTCACGCCCGGCCCGCTCGCTCTCGATCAGCTCGTTCAGCCAGCGGACTTCGCGCTCCACCGACTCCATGCCGTGCCGCTGGAGTTCGAGGGTGTAGCTGTCCAGCCGCTCGCGCTCGCGGGAACGGGCGAGAGAGGCACGCATCTTCTCCAGCCGCTCCTCGAGCCGGCTGCGGCGGCCTTCCAGTACCCGCATCCGTACGTCCCGCGAGGTCTGTCCGAAGAACGCGAAGCGGGCGGCGAAGTGCTCGTCCTCCCACGCGTCCGGACCGGTGTGCGCGAGCAATTCCTCGAAGTGCTCTTTTCCCTCTGCCGTCAGCCGGTAGACGATCTTCGCCCGCCGTCCGGCCAGGGACGCCGCCTTGGCGTCGTCGGGAGCGCTCCCTTGCTCCTCCACCAGCCAGCCGTTCGCCACCAGGGACTTCAGGCAGGGATAGAGGGTGCCGTAGCTGAACGCCCTGAACACCCCGAGCGAGGTGTTCAGGCGTTTCCGCAGCTCGTAGCCGTGCATGGGGGACTCGCGGAGCAGGCCGAGGACGGCGAACTCGAGGATGCCGGAGCGTCTGCTCATGTTTCGCCTCCTTGTCCCCCACAGCCTAGTCCTTTGCTCCTGTGTCTTTACTGGTCCCTTATGCCGAGCTGATGTATCGACTCGATACATCCAGACGATAGAACGAGCCTCCTGAGTCGACAAGGGGAGGGACGGTGAACGAGGTCACATCACCGGTTCGTGGGACACGAGCGGCCTGAATTGGAGTGAACATCCCCAGTAGTCGCGATTTGACCGTGCGTACTCTGTGCGCCATGCAGACCACTGGGAACCGGGTGACGCGACATGACGTCCTCGTCCCGGATGCAGTGCGCCCGGCCGTTCAGGGGGCCGGATCGCACCGGGGGGAACGCAAGCCACCTGCCGCTTCCAGGCGATAGCGCCTGCCCGAGGAAGTAGTCGTTCGATGAGCGAGCATCGCCGTAAGCCGCCCCAGCCGCAGGGCGGCGGACGAGCCGCGGCCCGGCGGGCGGCGCAGCAGCCGACGCCCGGCCGCCGCGCCGCACCACGCGGCGGCCCTACGCTGCCCGGCCGGGGCCGGACCGAGGAGCCCCGGACGGGGAGCCGTGCCGAAGCCCGGCGGGCGGACCGGCGCGGGGCCGGGCCGGGAGGGCGCAGACGTCCGCCCGGCGGCGCGGGGCCGGGCCGGGCCCGGCGGGACGGCGGCAGGCCGGGGAAGAAGCGGTTCATCGACTACCCGCGGGCCGGCCGGGCCGGCTGGCGGCGCTGGATCCCGTCGTGGCGCCTGGTCACCGGGTCGATCGCGTCGTTCATCGGGCTGATCGTGGGCACGGTGGGCGTGGCCCTGGCCGTGGTGCAGGTTCCGAGCGCCCAGCTGGCTTCGAAGGTGCAGAAGAACGTCTACTACTGGTCCGACGGCAAGCAGATGGTCGTGGCCGGCGGCGGCAGCCTCAACCGGCAGATCGTGCCGATCTCGCAGATCCCGATGTCGATGCAGAACGCGGTGATCTCCGCCGAGAACGCCAGCTTCTACAAGGACTGGGGCGTGGACCCGATGGGCATCGCCCGCGCGGTCGTGAAGATGGCGCAGGGCGGTGAGACGCAGAGCGGTTCGACGATTACCCAGCAGTTCGTCAAGAACACGTACCTGAGCCAGGAGCAGACGCTCAAGCGCAAGGCCACCGAGCTGCTGATCTCGGTCAAGGTCGGGGCCACCCAGGACAAGCACGACATTCTCGCCGGCTATCTCAACACCGCCTACTACGGCCGGGGGGCCTACGGGATCCAGGCGGCGGCGCGCGCGTACTACGACAAGGACTGCGCGGACCTGACGCCGAGCGAGAGCGCCTATCTGGCGGCGACGCTGAACGGTCCGAACCTCTACGACCCCTACGGGGGCCAGGGGCCGGCGGCGACGCCGGAGAAGAACACCAAGCGGGCCACGGACCGCTGGAAGTGGACGCTGGACCGTGAGGTCCAGGTCGGCCACATGGAGGCCGCCGAGCGGGACAAGTGGGTCGGCCAGGGCTTCCCGCAGCCGCAGAAGCCGAAGCCGGCGACCAACCGCGCGGGGCAGATCGGCTACCTCACCGACCTCGCCGACAACTACATCACCGCCCACTCCACGATCAGCAAGGGCGAGCTGGACAAGGGCGGTTATCAGATCTACACGACCTTCGATCGGAAGAAGGTCAACGCCCTGGCGAAGTCCGTCGAGGACGTGCGGAAGGCGAACCTCAAGCCCGATGTGCGGGACGTCGACAAGTACGTCCAGTTCGGCGGGGCGTCGGTCGAACCGGGTACCGGGAAGATCGTGGCCATCTACGGCGGCGAGAACGCCCTGACCCACTTCACCAACAACGCGGACTACACCGGCGTCCAGGTGGGCTCGACGTTCAAGCCCTTCGTGCTGGCGGCGGCCATGACGCACGGGAAGCGGAACCCCGCCCTCGGGGCGCAGCAGAGCGACAGCCAGCGCACGCTCGTCTCACCGGAGAGCATCTACAACGGTGACAACAAGCTGACCCTGCGGATGTACAACGGGACCGTCTGGCACGACCAGGACGGCCGGGAGTGGCACCAGAAGAACGACGGTGACGAGGACAAGGGCCTGATCAGCCTCCGTACGGCCATGCAGTTCTCGGTGAACACGCCCTACATCCAGCTGGGCATGGACGTGGGCACGGACCTGGTCCGGGAGGCGGCGCTGGCCGCGGGGCTGGACAAGGAGCAGTTGGCCTCGATCACCCCGACCTTCTCGCTGGGCACCTCCGCGCCGAGCGCGATCCGGCTGGCGGGCGCCTACGCGACCTTCGCGGACAGCGGCCGGCAGATCGACCCGTACTCCGTCGAGAAGGTGGAGAAGGACGGCAAGCCGGTCTACCAGCACGAGAAGAAGAGCACCCAGGCGTTCAGCGCCAACGTCGCGAACAACGTCACCGACGTGCTGAAGACGGTCGTCGAGGCGGGCACCGGTACGGCGGCCAAGCTGGGCGCGCGGCCGGTGGCGGGCAAGACGGGGACGACGGACGGGAACCGCTCGGCGTGGTTCGCTGGGTACACCCCGCAACTCTCCACGGCCATCGGGATGTACCGCGTCGACCCGAACGCCAAGAACCAGCAGTTCCTGTCGATGCGCGGGGTGGGCGGCAAGCCCACCATCCACGGTGCCTCGTTCCCGGCGGAGATCTGGGCCGACTACATGGGCAAGGCCCTCAAGGGCACCCCCATCCGGCAGTTCGACCCGCCGCAGCCCATCGGCGAGAAGATCTTCGGCGACGGCGCCAGCCCGTCCCCGGCCCCCGCGCCGTCGGCGTCGCCGTCCGCGTCGCCCTCGGAGTCGGCGCCCGCGTCCCCGTCCGCTCCGCCGTCCCCGACGCCGCGCCCCACCCGGACCTGTGGGCTGCTCGACCCGCGGTGCCGGCTAGGTGACCACGGCCACAAGGACGACGGCGGGCCCGGTGGCGGCCCGGCCGGGTCCACGGGCGGTGAGCCCGGCGGGCCGGGCGGCCAGGAGGGCGACTCCGGAGGCGGCGACGATCAGATGCCGCCGGGCCAGAGCAGGCGGCAGGGCGGCGGCCTCTTCGGCGGGCCGTTCGGCTGACCGGCCAGCTGGTCGGCGGGCTGGTCGAACGGCGCCTCTGAGGGCGCACGGAAACGCGGGGACCGTTCCGTTCACTCGGAACGGTCCCCGCGTTTTCCACAAGTGCGGGCTTGTCCCCAGGTTGTCCACAGCCGCCAGCGGGCCCGGGAGACGTACGGCAGGATGGGCGCATGAGGAGCGTGCGGGACGACCGGTTGGTGCGGCCCACCCAGGAGGACGAGGTCGCCGCGGCCGGCAGTGAGCTGATCGGCGGACCGGCCGGACGGCGCGCGCTGCCCGGCGGGTGGCGGACGCCGGTGCGGGTGGTCGTGCTGGTGATGATCGGCATGTTCGCGCTCGGCATGGTGCAGAAGGTCCCGTGCTACGACCACGGCTGGTTCTTCGGCGCTACCACCCAGTACACCCACGCCTGTTACTCCGACATCCCGCACCTGTTCACGGGCCGCGGCTTCGACCGGGGGCTGATTCCGTACCTGGACGAGATCCCCCGGTCCATGGGCGACATGGACTACCTGGAGTACCCGGTCCTGACCGGGGCCTTCATGGAGGTCGCCGCGCTGCTGACACCGGGTGGCGGCGCTCAGCACCGGGCCCAGCTCTACTGGTTCGTCAACTCCGGGATGCTGCTGGTCTGCGCCGTGGTGATCGCCTTCTGCGTGGCCCGGACGCACCGGCGGCGGCCCTGGGACGGGCTGCTGGTGGCCCTCGCGCCGGCGTTCGCGCTGACGGCCACCATCAACTGGGACCTGTTCGCGGTCGCCCTGACCTCGGTGGCGCTGCTCGCCTGGTCGCGGGGGCGCACCGGTACGGCGGGGGTGTTCATCGGGCTGGCGGCGGCGGCCAAGCTGTATCCGGTGCTGCTGCTGTGGCCGCTGTTCCTGGTGTGCTGGCGGGCCGGCCGGTGGCGGGAGTTCCGGGCCACACTCTCGTCGGCGGTCGTCACCTGGTTGGTGGTGAACGTGCCGCTGATGCTGGTCGTGGACGGGCCGATGGCGCCGATCCGGGCCGGCTGGGCGAAGTTCTACACGTTCAGCCACGACCGGCCGGTCGACTACGGGTCGCTGTGGCTGCTCGTCTCCCAGCGCACGGGAGATCCGATGGACGACGTCAACGTCTATGCCTCCGTGCTGATGGTCGTCGGCTCGCTGGCGATCGGCGCGCTGTGCCTGTACGCGCCACGCCGTCCGCGCCTCGTCCAGTTGGCCTTCCTGGAGATAGCGCTCTTCGTCGTCGCCAACAAGGTCTACTCGCCGCAGTACGTGCTGTGGCTGATCCCGCTGGCGGTCCTGGCCCGGCCGCGGTGGCGGGACTTCCTGGTCTGGCAGACGTGCGAGGTGCTCTACTTCCTCGGCATCTGGTTCCACCTGGCGTACACGGGCGACGGCGACAAGCACCAGGGGCTGCCGCAGGACGGCTACCAACTCGCGCTGGTGCTGCACCTGCTGGGGACGCTGTACCTGTGCGCGCTGGTCGTGCGCGACGTCCTCAGGCCGGACCGGGACGTGATCCGGCGGGACGGCTCGGACGACCCGTCCGGCGGCCCGCTCGACCGGGCGCCGGACATATACGTCCTCGGCCGGACGCGTCCGCGGGAGTGGCGGGACGAGCGTCCGGAGACCTTGCGGGTCCAATGGGGCTCCGGGAGCGGCGGCACCGTCTAGCCGGCCGCCGCTCCGGGGCCGCTCACCACGGAGGGATCAACGGGGGGCTCAGTGATCCAGCAAACGGTCGAACTGGGTGGTGGTGTGCCGCAGGTGGGCCACCAGTTCGTCGCCGACCTGCGGCGCGGGGGCGTCGTTGGGCACGAAGAGGATCGACACCTGCATGTGCGGGGGCTCGGCGAACCAGCGCTGCTTGCCCGCCCAGACGAAGGGCGACAGGTTGCGGTTCATGGTCGCCAGGCCCGCGCGGGCGACGCCCTTGGCGCGCGGCATCATGCCGTGCAGCGCCTTCGGCGCCTCCAGGCCGACGCCGTGCGAGGTGCCGCCGGCCACGACGACGAGGTAGCCGTCGCCGGCCGTCTTCTGCTGGCGGTAGCCGAAGCGGTCGCCCTTGGAGACCGGCGTGACGTCCAGGACCGCGCCGCGGTACTGGGTGGCGTCGTGGTCGCCGAGCCACAGCCGGGTGCCGATCCGGGCCCGGAAGCGGGTCTGCGGGTACATCTGCTGGAGCCGGGCCAGGTCCTCGGACTTCAGGTGGCTGACGAACATGGTGTGCAGCGGCAGGTGGGCCGCGCGCAGCCGCTCCATCCACGCCGAGACCTCGTCGACGCCGGTGGTGCCGTCGGCGCGGTCCAGGGGCAGGTGTATCGCGAAGCCCTCCAGGCGCACGTCCTCGATGGCGGCGTGCAGCTTGGGCAGGTCCTCCTCGCTGATGCCGTGCCGCTTCATGCTGCTCATGACCTCGATGACGACGCGCGCGCCGACCAGGCCGCGCACCCCCTCGACCGAGGAGACCGAGCGGATCGCCCGGTCGGGCAGCGGCACCGGCTCCTCGCCGAGCCGGAAGGGGGTGAGCACCAGCAGGTCACCGCCGAACAGGTCCTTGGCACGGGCCGCTTCGTAGGTGGTGCCGACGGCGAGGGTGTCCGCGCCGAAGCGGATCACCTCCTCGGCGAGGCGTTCGTGGCCGAAGCCGTAGCCGTTGCCCTTGCAGACCGGGACGATGCCCGGGAACTGCTGGAGGACGGACTGCTGGTGTGCCCGCCAGCGCTGGGTGTCGACGTAGAGCGTGAGCGCCATGGCCGGTCCCGGAACCTTTCCCTGAGTGTGGATGGAGCTGTCGGATCAGCGGCGCGACATGTAGATGTCGAGGGCCTTGTGCAGCAGCTTGTTGAGCGGGAAGTCCCACTCGCCGAGGTACTCGGCCGCCTGTCCGCCCGTGCCGACCTTGAACTGGATGAGGCCGAAGAGGTGGTCGCTCTCGTCCAGCGAGTCGCCGATGCCGCGGAGGTCGTAGACGCTGGCGCCGAGCGCGTAGGCGTCGCGCAGCATCCGCCACTGCATGGCGTTGGACGGCCGGACCTCGCGCTTGTGGTTGGCGGAGGCGCCGTAGGAGTACCAGACGTGCCCGCCGACGATCAGCATCGTCGCCGCGGCCACGGCCTCGCCCTCGTGGATGGCGAAGTAGAGCCGCATGCGGTTGGGGTCCTCGGTGTTGAGGGCGGTCCACATGCGCTGGAAGTAACTCAGCGGGCGCGGGCGGAACTTGTCGCGCTCCGCGGTGATCTCGTAGAGGTGCTGCCAGGTGGCCAGGTCCTCGTAGCCGCCCTGGACGACCTCGACGCCGGCCTTCTCGGCCTTCTTGATGTTGCGGCGCCACAGCTGGTTGAAGCCCTTGTGGACGTCCTCCAGCGAGCGGTTCTCCAGCGGCACCTGGAAGACGTAGCGCGGCTGGACGTCGCCGAAGCCGGCCCCGCCGTCCTCGCCCTGCTGCCAGCCCATGCGGCGCAGCTTGTCGGAGACCTCGAAGGCGCGCGGCTCGATGAACGTGGGCTCGACGTCGCGCAGGCGCTTGGCGTCCGGGTCGGCGATGCCGGTCTTGATCGCGTTGGCGTCCCAGCGGCGGATGACGACGGGCGGGCCCATCTTCACCGAGAACGCGCCCTGCTTCTTGAGGTGGGCCAGCATCGGCTGGAGCCAGTCCTCGAGGTTCGGGGCGTACCAGTTGATCACCGGGCCCTCGGGCAGGTAGGCCAGGTAGCGCTTGATCTTGGGGAGCTGGCGGTAGAGCACCAGGCCCGCGCCGACCATCTGGCCGGTCTTGTCGAACCAGCCCAGGCTCTCCGAGCGCCACTCGGCCTTGACGTCCGCCCAGGCCGGCACCTGCATGTGACTGGCAGCGCGCAGGCTCTGGATATATGCCAGATGCTGCTGTCGGCTGATGGTCCTCAGGGTCAGGCTCATGCGGGGCGCTCCTCGGCAGGTGTGTCCCCAGGGTCGGGGCTCCGGCTCTCGCGCCGAAGCCTACTGCGACCGGGGAGCGCCCCGTTTGGGCGTACGGTCCGTTATCCGATCACACCTCCGAAGAGGCCGCCGTGGGCCATGCCCAGGAAGAAGCCGATGGCGGACGCGCCCAGGCCGATGATCAGCAGGAAGCGCTCGCCCGTGGTGGCGGAGATGAACTGGCCCCACGCCCCGGTGAGGATCCCCACCAGGCCGCTCCAGGAGCTGAGCAGGTGGAGGTTGGACCAGGCGGAGGAGACGATGGCCAGCAGGCCCAGGACGACCGTCGCCGCGACCAGGGTGTTCTCCCGTGGATGCGGCTTTCCGTCGCTGTTGAGCACCGTGTTGATGAACGAGCGGGGGTTCCTCGATGTGGGAGTCCGGCGGACTGCCTGTGTCATGGGTCTACCTCCTGAAGGCAGGCGGCGCGGTGTAGCGCCGGTCACACCCGGTGCGTCCAGAGTGAAGGGGCGGGCGGCCGGATTTCAACCGGACGCCGTGGTGCGGGTACTCTGGACGGTCTGCATCGGTATCTGCCCGGACCCGGCTTCCGTCCCGGGGGCGACCCAGGGACTTCCCGCTGATCGTCCGTGCGGTTGGCATCGGCCTCGGTGTCAGTGTCAGCCGATACCGTTGTTCACGCATCACGACCCTCCTGCCACGGATCGACCGTGGCCGCTGAGTCCAAAGGAGGTGGGTTCCACATGCGTCACTACGAGGTGATGGTCATCCTCGACCCCGATCTGGAGGAGCGCGCTGTCTCTCCCCTGATCGAGAACTTCCTCTCCGTCGTCCGTGAGGGCAACGGAAAGGTCGAGAAGGTCGACACCTGGGGCCGTCGTCGTCTCGCTTACGAGATCAAGAAGAAGCCCGAGGGCATCTACTCGGTCATCGACCTGCAGGCCGAGCCTGCGGTCGTCAAGGAGCTCGACCGCCAGATGAACCTGAACGAGTCGGTCCTCCGGACCAAGGTCCTCCGTCCCGAGACCCACTGAACCCCTTCGGTTCAGAGGTAATCGGGCTGTATCGCAACGAGTAGCAAGCAGCCAGCAGCACACCCGCCGAGAGGTTCACCCATGGCAGGCGAGACCGTCATCACGGTCGTCGGCAATCTCGTCGACGACCCCGAGCTGCGCTTCACCCCGTCCGGTGCGGCGGTCGCGAAGTTCCGCGTCGCGTCCACTCCCCGCACCTTCGACCGCCAGACCAACGAGTGGAAGGACGGCGAGAGCC
This genomic interval carries:
- a CDS encoding inositol-3-phosphate synthase → MGSVRVAIVGVGNCAASLVQGVEYYKDADPNGRVPGLMHVQFGDYHVGDVEFVAAFDVDAKKVGLDLADAIGASENNTIKICDVPATGVTVQRGHTLDGLGKYYRQTIEESPEAPVDVVQVLKDRQVDVLVCYLPVGSEDAAKFYAQCAIDAKVAFVNALPVFIAGTKEWADKFTEAGVPIVGDDIKSQVGATITHRVMAKLFEDRGVILDRTMQLNVGGNMDFKNMLERERLESKKISKTQAVTSQIPDRELGEKNVHIGPSDYVAWLDDRKWAYVRLEGRAFGDVPLNLEYKLEVWDSPNSAGVIIDALRAAKIAKDRGIGGPILSASSYFMKSPPVQYFDDKARDQVEKFIKGEVER
- a CDS encoding PadR family transcriptional regulator codes for the protein MSRRSGILEFAVLGLLRESPMHGYELRKRLNTSLGVFRAFSYGTLYPCLKSLVANGWLVEEQGSAPDDAKAASLAGRRAKIVYRLTAEGKEHFEELLAHTGPDAWEDEHFAARFAFFGQTSRDVRMRVLEGRRSRLEERLEKMRASLARSRERERLDSYTLELQRHGMESVEREVRWLNELIESERAGRDRRTGPDQ
- a CDS encoding transglycosylase domain-containing protein, translated to MSEHRRKPPQPQGGGRAAARRAAQQPTPGRRAAPRGGPTLPGRGRTEEPRTGSRAEARRADRRGAGPGGRRRPPGGAGPGRARRDGGRPGKKRFIDYPRAGRAGWRRWIPSWRLVTGSIASFIGLIVGTVGVALAVVQVPSAQLASKVQKNVYYWSDGKQMVVAGGGSLNRQIVPISQIPMSMQNAVISAENASFYKDWGVDPMGIARAVVKMAQGGETQSGSTITQQFVKNTYLSQEQTLKRKATELLISVKVGATQDKHDILAGYLNTAYYGRGAYGIQAAARAYYDKDCADLTPSESAYLAATLNGPNLYDPYGGQGPAATPEKNTKRATDRWKWTLDREVQVGHMEAAERDKWVGQGFPQPQKPKPATNRAGQIGYLTDLADNYITAHSTISKGELDKGGYQIYTTFDRKKVNALAKSVEDVRKANLKPDVRDVDKYVQFGGASVEPGTGKIVAIYGGENALTHFTNNADYTGVQVGSTFKPFVLAAAMTHGKRNPALGAQQSDSQRTLVSPESIYNGDNKLTLRMYNGTVWHDQDGREWHQKNDGDEDKGLISLRTAMQFSVNTPYIQLGMDVGTDLVREAALAAGLDKEQLASITPTFSLGTSAPSAIRLAGAYATFADSGRQIDPYSVEKVEKDGKPVYQHEKKSTQAFSANVANNVTDVLKTVVEAGTGTAAKLGARPVAGKTGTTDGNRSAWFAGYTPQLSTAIGMYRVDPNAKNQQFLSMRGVGGKPTIHGASFPAEIWADYMGKALKGTPIRQFDPPQPIGEKIFGDGASPSPAPAPSASPSASPSESAPASPSAPPSPTPRPTRTCGLLDPRCRLGDHGHKDDGGPGGGPAGSTGGEPGGPGGQEGDSGGGDDQMPPGQSRRQGGGLFGGPFG
- a CDS encoding glycosyltransferase family 87 protein, which codes for MRSVRDDRLVRPTQEDEVAAAGSELIGGPAGRRALPGGWRTPVRVVVLVMIGMFALGMVQKVPCYDHGWFFGATTQYTHACYSDIPHLFTGRGFDRGLIPYLDEIPRSMGDMDYLEYPVLTGAFMEVAALLTPGGGAQHRAQLYWFVNSGMLLVCAVVIAFCVARTHRRRPWDGLLVALAPAFALTATINWDLFAVALTSVALLAWSRGRTGTAGVFIGLAAAAKLYPVLLLWPLFLVCWRAGRWREFRATLSSAVVTWLVVNVPLMLVVDGPMAPIRAGWAKFYTFSHDRPVDYGSLWLLVSQRTGDPMDDVNVYASVLMVVGSLAIGALCLYAPRRPRLVQLAFLEIALFVVANKVYSPQYVLWLIPLAVLARPRWRDFLVWQTCEVLYFLGIWFHLAYTGDGDKHQGLPQDGYQLALVLHLLGTLYLCALVVRDVLRPDRDVIRRDGSDDPSGGPLDRAPDIYVLGRTRPREWRDERPETLRVQWGSGSGGTV
- a CDS encoding alanine racemase, which codes for MALTLYVDTQRWRAHQQSVLQQFPGIVPVCKGNGYGFGHERLAEEVIRFGADTLAVGTTYEAARAKDLFGGDLLVLTPFRLGEEPVPLPDRAIRSVSSVEGVRGLVGARVVIEVMSSMKRHGISEEDLPKLHAAIEDVRLEGFAIHLPLDRADGTTGVDEVSAWMERLRAAHLPLHTMFVSHLKSEDLARLQQMYPQTRFRARIGTRLWLGDHDATQYRGAVLDVTPVSKGDRFGYRQQKTAGDGYLVVVAGGTSHGVGLEAPKALHGMMPRAKGVARAGLATMNRNLSPFVWAGKQRWFAEPPHMQVSILFVPNDAPAPQVGDELVAHLRHTTTQFDRLLDH
- a CDS encoding lipid II:glycine glycyltransferase FemX produces the protein MSLTLRTISRQQHLAYIQSLRAASHMQVPAWADVKAEWRSESLGWFDKTGQMVGAGLVLYRQLPKIKRYLAYLPEGPVINWYAPNLEDWLQPMLAHLKKQGAFSVKMGPPVVIRRWDANAIKTGIADPDAKRLRDVEPTFIEPRAFEVSDKLRRMGWQQGEDGGAGFGDVQPRYVFQVPLENRSLEDVHKGFNQLWRRNIKKAEKAGVEVVQGGYEDLATWQHLYEITAERDKFRPRPLSYFQRMWTALNTEDPNRMRLYFAIHEGEAVAAATMLIVGGHVWYSYGASANHKREVRPSNAMQWRMLRDAYALGASVYDLRGIGDSLDESDHLFGLIQFKVGTGGQAAEYLGEWDFPLNKLLHKALDIYMSRR
- the rpsF gene encoding 30S ribosomal protein S6 — translated: MRHYEVMVILDPDLEERAVSPLIENFLSVVREGNGKVEKVDTWGRRRLAYEIKKKPEGIYSVIDLQAEPAVVKELDRQMNLNESVLRTKVLRPETH